A genomic segment from Alistipes senegalensis JC50 encodes:
- a CDS encoding sialidase family protein produces the protein MKKIKKRLGYWIFAVLFLAAACSSSGDEPSNPGNNEGTGGEPQPEANATSQVYAPGENSYAAFRIPAIVVSKAGTVLAFTEGRVDGTADDGNIDLLVKRSKDNGKTWSSPIKVYDDGENRCQNPAPVVLDNGRILLLFCWNERTPGSANGSGSSGHPRRVMKTYSDDDGKTWSIPEDIHDQISIAGYTWYATGPCHAIVKTLAPNKGRIVVPCNHNKPGTNPKSERHAHLIYSDDQGETWHLGAVTDHPYGNESTVVELGDGSLMTNMRNYEPNSLGYRWQAVSRDGGLTYEPSQVTTLIEPNNNGCQGSILRYSINSAGKANLLFSNPNHESSRRNGSIKFSSNDGRSWSRTFKYVPENDFYSAYSDLTVLANKKVGVLFEHGHNNSKGIYFRSFEFAEIVAAL, from the coding sequence ATGAAAAAAATAAAAAAACGACTCGGATATTGGATATTTGCCGTGCTGTTTCTTGCTGCGGCATGCAGCAGCAGCGGTGACGAGCCAAGCAATCCAGGCAACAACGAAGGTACTGGCGGCGAACCTCAGCCCGAAGCCAACGCCACCTCGCAGGTATACGCACCGGGCGAGAACAGTTATGCAGCGTTCCGCATTCCGGCCATTGTCGTATCGAAAGCCGGCACCGTGCTGGCTTTCACCGAAGGCCGCGTGGACGGCACGGCAGACGACGGCAACATCGACCTGCTGGTAAAACGCTCCAAGGATAACGGCAAAACATGGAGCTCCCCGATCAAGGTCTACGACGACGGCGAGAATCGCTGCCAAAACCCCGCTCCCGTCGTACTCGACAACGGCCGCATCCTGCTGCTGTTCTGCTGGAATGAACGTACGCCCGGCAGTGCCAACGGTTCGGGCAGCAGCGGTCATCCGCGCCGGGTGATGAAAACCTATTCGGACGACGACGGCAAAACATGGAGCATCCCTGAGGATATTCACGACCAGATCTCCATCGCAGGCTACACATGGTATGCGACGGGACCCTGCCACGCCATTGTCAAGACGCTCGCGCCGAACAAAGGCCGCATCGTCGTCCCTTGCAACCACAACAAACCCGGCACCAACCCCAAAAGCGAACGCCACGCCCACCTGATCTATTCCGACGATCAGGGCGAGACATGGCATTTGGGAGCCGTCACCGACCACCCCTACGGCAACGAAAGCACTGTTGTCGAACTGGGCGACGGCAGTCTGATGACCAACATGCGCAATTACGAACCTAATTCGCTGGGTTACCGCTGGCAGGCCGTCAGCCGCGATGGAGGACTCACCTACGAACCGTCGCAGGTAACCACGCTGATCGAACCCAACAACAACGGTTGTCAGGGCAGTATCCTGCGCTATTCGATCAATTCGGCAGGCAAGGCCAATCTGCTTTTCTCAAATCCCAATCACGAATCGAGCCGCCGCAATGGCAGCATCAAGTTCAGCAGCAACGACGGCCGTTCTTGGTCACGCACTTTCAAATACGTTCCGGAAAACGACTTCTACTCCGCCTATTCCGACCTCACCGTATTGGCAAACAAGAAGGTAGGCGTGCTGTTCGAACACGGACACAACAACAGCAAAGGCATCTATTTCCGCAGCTTCGAATTTGCAGAGATCGTCGCAGCGCTCTAA
- a CDS encoding sialidase family protein has protein sequence MKLTNIITAMLLLAAPYASGQQTTPQNAKPVHTTTIYKKGDNGFDTYRIPATIRTKKGTVLAFAEARKHSRSDTGDIDLVLRRSTDGGRTWSDIITVWDDAGNVCGNPAPIVDRETGRILLLSTWNDGTDHEKDIHARTAKDTRRVFVLYSDNDGLTWSSPREITPSVKRKDWTWYATGPCHAIQLQKGKHKGRIVVSCNHGLFKDSKSSGSYSHLIYSDDHGQTWAIGGEGERDGNESTVTELKNGDLMLNMRGPRHKNRADNGSCRLVALSHDQGLTLEPQYYDRALTEPVCNGSIINYAPKGKLTETLLFSNPNHPTKRKNMTVKISRDSGKNWQTAYQLSDIAAAYSDMVVFPNGDLGIMYETGVDSCYERIEFTILPAKLFK, from the coding sequence ATGAAACTGACCAACATCATCACAGCCATGCTGCTCCTTGCCGCCCCATACGCCTCAGGACAGCAAACAACTCCGCAAAATGCGAAACCCGTCCACACGACGACGATCTACAAGAAGGGCGACAATGGCTTCGACACCTACCGCATTCCGGCGACGATCCGGACCAAGAAGGGAACCGTGCTGGCCTTCGCCGAAGCCCGCAAGCACAGCCGTAGCGACACGGGCGACATCGACCTCGTACTGCGCCGCTCGACCGACGGCGGCCGCACATGGAGCGACATCATCACCGTATGGGATGATGCGGGCAACGTCTGCGGCAACCCCGCACCGATCGTAGACCGTGAAACGGGCCGCATCCTGCTGCTCTCCACATGGAATGACGGTACGGACCACGAAAAAGACATCCACGCCCGCACGGCCAAGGACACCCGCCGCGTTTTCGTGCTTTACTCCGACAACGACGGACTGACTTGGTCCTCTCCCCGCGAGATCACCCCATCCGTCAAACGCAAAGACTGGACGTGGTACGCCACAGGCCCCTGTCACGCCATCCAGCTTCAAAAGGGCAAGCACAAGGGCCGCATCGTAGTCTCCTGCAACCACGGACTCTTCAAAGACAGCAAAAGTTCGGGCTCCTATTCGCACCTGATCTACTCCGACGACCACGGCCAGACGTGGGCCATCGGCGGAGAAGGAGAGCGCGACGGAAACGAAAGCACCGTCACGGAACTCAAAAACGGCGACCTGATGCTCAACATGCGGGGGCCCCGCCACAAGAACCGTGCGGACAACGGTTCCTGCCGTCTGGTAGCCCTCAGCCATGATCAGGGGCTTACGCTCGAACCCCAATATTACGACCGCGCACTGACCGAACCCGTCTGCAATGGCAGTATCATCAACTACGCCCCCAAGGGTAAACTGACCGAAACGCTGCTCTTCTCAAATCCCAACCACCCGACCAAGCGCAAGAACATGACCGTAAAGATCAGCCGGGACAGCGGCAAAAACTGGCAGACGGCCTACCAGCTCAGCGACATCGCAGCCGCCTACTCCGACATGGTCGTGTTTCCGAACGGCGATCTGGGCATAATGTACGAAACCGGCGTGGACTCCTGCTACGAGCGCATCGAGTTCACCATCCTTCCCGCGAAGCTGTTCAAATAG
- a CDS encoding dihydrodipicolinate synthase family protein: MKPLSHDTLRGNWATLLLATDKQGKIDFSRQSDEIDILIASKPNGIYSNGTAGEFYSQNRDEFIRISQLLAEKCEAAGTAFQIGASHPCAQESLARLELVRDLKPGAIQVILPDWFPVNDREAVRFLTTMAEEADGIPLVLYNPPHAKRELTPAEWAMLKRHVPGLIGVKTNDKNSSPEWYEQVASHTTGLAVFVPGHHLATGVRLGAAGAYSNVACLNPFAAQRWYELMLTDMAAALELEGRIQQFMERCITPFIVRMKYPNHACDRFMALVGGWANVGSTLRWPYDSIPDSHVEEVRQQARQIIPEFLNL, translated from the coding sequence ATGAAACCTCTATCACACGACACGCTGCGCGGCAACTGGGCGACGCTGCTGCTCGCCACCGACAAGCAGGGAAAGATCGACTTCTCCCGGCAAAGCGACGAAATAGACATTTTGATCGCCTCGAAACCCAACGGCATCTACTCCAATGGCACGGCCGGCGAGTTTTATAGCCAGAACCGCGACGAATTCATACGCATCAGCCAGTTACTGGCCGAGAAATGCGAAGCGGCAGGCACGGCATTCCAAATCGGCGCCAGTCATCCCTGCGCTCAGGAGTCGCTCGCGCGCCTGGAGCTCGTCCGCGATCTGAAACCCGGAGCCATACAGGTCATCCTCCCCGACTGGTTCCCCGTCAATGACCGCGAAGCCGTTCGGTTCCTCACGACAATGGCTGAAGAAGCGGACGGAATCCCCCTCGTACTCTACAACCCGCCGCACGCCAAACGCGAACTGACACCCGCCGAATGGGCGATGCTCAAGCGTCACGTTCCCGGTCTGATCGGCGTGAAAACCAACGACAAGAACTCCTCGCCGGAGTGGTACGAACAAGTCGCATCCCACACTACAGGGCTGGCCGTTTTCGTCCCCGGCCACCACTTGGCTACCGGCGTCAGACTCGGAGCCGCAGGTGCTTATTCCAACGTCGCTTGCCTCAACCCCTTTGCGGCGCAACGCTGGTACGAACTGATGCTTACCGACATGGCGGCCGCGCTTGAACTGGAAGGCCGAATTCAGCAATTCATGGAGCGGTGCATCACGCCGTTCATCGTCCGGATGAAATACCCCAACCACGCCTGCGACCGCTTCATGGCTCTCGTCGGCGGATGGGCCAACGTAGGCAGCACACTGCGGTGGCCCTACGACTCGATTCCCGACTCCCATGTCGAAGAGGTTCGGCAGCAGGCCCGGCAAATCATTCCCGAATTTCTCAACCTATAA
- a CDS encoding FadR/GntR family transcriptional regulator: protein MKDDVSLVEQTQRDILEYISKNNSNAQLPKEQEFVGLLGVSRVVVREALSRLRALGIIETKRKKGTVVVVPEIFGGLKAIVMSGLLDRDTLRDLYQLRLMLEIGMADFVFRNKNEEIIRKLEEIVACEVELERQLIRTEDDDEAREIAEKLRDVDIRFHSTLFETTANKSLMDFQYLLRHLFSLYAPRVKKDFHSHTIVTHVGLFNLLRNGTADAFRMAMRLHLKTQFENMEVLVDKAVTK, encoded by the coding sequence ATGAAAGACGATGTTTCTCTGGTTGAACAGACACAACGGGATATACTCGAATATATCTCCAAAAACAATTCGAATGCGCAGCTGCCTAAAGAACAGGAATTCGTAGGCCTGCTGGGTGTGAGCCGCGTCGTCGTGCGCGAAGCGCTGAGCCGCCTGCGCGCGCTCGGTATTATCGAAACCAAGCGTAAGAAAGGAACGGTGGTCGTGGTGCCCGAGATATTTGGCGGGCTCAAGGCGATTGTCATGTCGGGGCTGCTCGACCGCGATACGCTGCGTGACCTTTATCAGCTTCGTCTGATGCTGGAAATCGGCATGGCCGATTTCGTCTTCCGGAACAAAAACGAAGAGATAATCCGGAAACTGGAGGAGATCGTCGCTTGCGAGGTGGAGCTCGAAAGACAGCTGATCCGCACCGAAGACGACGACGAGGCGCGCGAGATCGCTGAAAAATTGCGCGATGTGGATATTCGGTTCCATAGCACGCTTTTCGAGACGACGGCGAACAAGAGCCTGATGGATTTTCAATACCTGCTGCGGCACCTCTTTTCGTTGTATGCTCCCCGTGTGAAGAAAGATTTCCATTCGCATACGATCGTTACCCATGTGGGGCTTTTCAACCTGTTGCGCAACGGTACGGCCGACGCTTTCCGCATGGCGATGCGCTTGCATTTGAAAACACAGTTCGAAAATATGGAAGTCCTTGTAGATAAAGCCGTGACCAAATAA
- a CDS encoding sodium:solute symporter family transporter, with the protein MAGAFIGGIGDRIVLAGGSNFAQGAPWNGDAKQFEDAIYLLTPSGGTYKCELVADAKLPAGIAHGCAAVAGRSLYCFGGLTAEGESRAVYVLTLAGNSVCVAAAGVLPEDFRPAAALAYKDEIYIHGVKDGANAFWRFSPVSGKWTELAACPGAVRSAGPAFVDQHNGRENAMYLIGGRHEKGGELQLYSDVWEYLPVHDRWQAKGDVTIGGKPVVVMYAAAVPYGSGHVLVFGGDDGRELQHRAALERAIGGAATSQEADSLRGQLREAFMGHEGFSKELLAYHAITNTWVSLGEAQTGFPAVSTAVIAGGGIVIPSGEIRPGVRTPDVQIVTIHEPVEFGWGNYSVIIAYLLVMMGIGVYFVRKNNTTDQFFKGGAKIPWWAAGISIFATALSAITFISIPAKAYGADWGMFMFNMTILMIVPIVIHYYLPFFRKLNVASAYQYLEQRFSSSVRYLASVFFCFFMFARIAIVLFLPSLALNAVTGIDVYVCILLMGLVTIAYCTMGGIEAVVWADVVQSVILVGGALVSLVFLISGIEGGFSGMIDVAMTDDKFNILNFAFDLTQPVFWVTLVGGLANQLLAYTSDQSVIQRYITVKDTAGTKKGLWLNGFLSIPIAVIFFMIGTALYVFFKQQPELLSIGMSNTDSIFPHFIMCRLPVGIAGLLIAAIFSAAMSTLSANINSTATVLTEDFYRRFRKGATDKQAMGFARLSGIVVGGLGLLMAILLATFDIASLWDQFNFFLGLLTSGLGGLFMMGIFTERIGTRSAFAGFIGSIVILLIINSYSTVSFLLYGFIGLASCFLIGYLSSFVFGRGK; encoded by the coding sequence GTGGCGGGCGCTTTCATCGGCGGGATCGGCGACCGGATCGTTTTGGCCGGCGGCTCGAACTTCGCTCAGGGCGCGCCCTGGAACGGCGATGCGAAGCAATTCGAAGATGCGATTTACTTGCTTACTCCCTCCGGAGGTACTTATAAATGCGAATTGGTTGCCGATGCGAAATTGCCCGCAGGCATTGCCCACGGTTGTGCCGCGGTGGCTGGCCGTAGCCTCTACTGTTTTGGTGGGCTGACTGCCGAAGGGGAGTCGCGCGCGGTCTATGTGCTGACGCTTGCCGGAAATTCGGTGTGTGTCGCTGCGGCGGGAGTGTTGCCGGAGGATTTCCGACCTGCGGCTGCGCTGGCTTATAAGGATGAGATTTACATTCATGGTGTGAAAGACGGTGCCAACGCTTTCTGGCGGTTCTCGCCCGTGAGCGGGAAATGGACCGAACTCGCGGCGTGTCCCGGTGCGGTTCGTTCGGCAGGTCCTGCTTTTGTGGACCAGCACAACGGACGCGAAAATGCCATGTACTTGATCGGCGGTCGTCACGAAAAGGGCGGGGAATTGCAGTTGTATTCCGACGTTTGGGAGTATTTGCCGGTGCATGACAGGTGGCAGGCCAAGGGTGACGTGACGATCGGCGGCAAGCCGGTGGTGGTGATGTATGCCGCTGCGGTGCCTTACGGATCGGGTCATGTGCTGGTGTTCGGCGGTGACGACGGCCGGGAGTTGCAGCACCGTGCTGCGCTTGAACGGGCGATCGGCGGGGCGGCGACGTCTCAGGAAGCGGATAGTCTGCGCGGACAGCTGCGTGAAGCGTTCATGGGGCATGAAGGGTTTTCGAAAGAATTGCTGGCTTATCACGCCATTACCAATACATGGGTGTCGCTCGGTGAGGCTCAAACGGGCTTTCCGGCCGTATCGACGGCTGTGATTGCGGGCGGCGGAATCGTTATTCCGTCGGGCGAGATACGTCCCGGCGTGCGTACGCCCGACGTACAGATCGTGACGATTCACGAGCCGGTGGAGTTCGGCTGGGGCAACTATTCCGTAATTATTGCCTATCTGCTGGTTATGATGGGTATCGGCGTCTATTTCGTCCGCAAGAACAATACGACTGACCAGTTCTTCAAGGGCGGAGCGAAAATACCTTGGTGGGCGGCTGGTATCAGCATCTTTGCGACGGCACTTAGTGCGATCACTTTCATCTCGATCCCTGCGAAGGCCTACGGCGCCGACTGGGGCATGTTCATGTTCAACATGACCATCCTGATGATCGTGCCGATCGTCATCCACTACTATCTGCCTTTCTTTCGTAAACTCAACGTGGCTTCGGCCTATCAGTATCTGGAGCAGCGGTTCAGTTCGTCGGTACGCTATCTGGCTTCGGTGTTCTTTTGTTTCTTCATGTTTGCCCGAATAGCTATCGTGCTCTTCCTGCCGTCGCTGGCGCTGAATGCGGTGACTGGAATTGACGTTTATGTCTGCATCTTGCTGATGGGGCTGGTGACCATCGCTTATTGTACGATGGGAGGCATCGAAGCAGTTGTCTGGGCCGATGTTGTGCAGAGTGTGATTCTCGTAGGCGGTGCGCTTGTGTCGCTTGTATTCCTGATCAGTGGCATAGAGGGCGGATTCTCAGGCATGATCGATGTTGCCATGACCGACGACAAGTTCAATATTCTGAACTTCGCTTTCGACTTGACGCAGCCGGTCTTTTGGGTGACGTTGGTGGGTGGTCTGGCTAATCAGCTGTTGGCCTACACAAGCGATCAATCGGTGATCCAGCGCTACATTACGGTCAAGGATACGGCCGGAACGAAAAAGGGGTTGTGGCTCAACGGATTCCTGAGTATCCCGATTGCCGTGATCTTCTTCATGATCGGTACGGCGCTTTATGTTTTCTTCAAGCAGCAGCCCGAATTGCTAAGCATTGGGATGTCCAATACGGACTCGATTTTCCCGCATTTCATCATGTGCCGTCTGCCGGTAGGTATTGCGGGGCTGCTGATTGCTGCGATCTTCTCGGCAGCTATGTCCACCCTTTCGGCTAATATCAACTCTACAGCGACGGTGCTGACAGAGGATTTCTACCGCCGCTTCCGAAAAGGTGCGACGGACAAACAGGCGATGGGCTTCGCTCGATTGTCGGGTATCGTCGTGGGTGGCTTGGGGTTGCTGATGGCCATCCTGCTCGCTACGTTCGACATTGCGTCGTTGTGGGATCAGTTCAACTTTTTTCTTGGCCTGCTGACCAGCGGTTTGGGCGGCTTGTTCATGATGGGTATCTTCACCGAGCGGATCGGCACGCGGAGCGCCTTTGCTGGATTTATCGGCAGTATCGTCATACTGCTGATCATCAATAGCTATTCGACTGTTTCGTTCCTGCTCTACGGATTTATCGGGTTGGCTTCGTGTTTCCTGATCGGTTATCTTTCAAGTTTTGTTTTCGGGCGCGGCAAATAA